Proteins from a genomic interval of Poecile atricapillus isolate bPoeAtr1 chromosome 1, bPoeAtr1.hap1, whole genome shotgun sequence:
- the CKB gene encoding creatine kinase B-type isoform X3, protein MGRRLALYIKEARRGRWSFTRSRAVQCAELRGGSCCSCEARGHPFIMTVGCVAGDEESYEVFKELFDPVIEDRHGGYKPSDQHKTDLNADNLQGGDDLDPNYVLSSRVRTGRSIRGFCLPPHCSRGERRAIEKLSVEALGSLEGDLKGKYYALRNMTDAEQQQLIDDHFLFDKPVSPLLLASGMARDWPDARGIWHNDNKTFLVWINEEDHLRVISMQKGGNMKEVFNRFCNGLTKIESLFKAKNYEFMWNPHLGYILTCPSNLGTGLRAGVHIKIPHLGKHEKFGEVLKRLRLQKRGTGGVDTAAVGGVFDVSNADRLGFSEVELVQMVVDGVKLLIEMEKRLEKGQSIDDLMPAQK, encoded by the exons ATGGGGCGCCGGCTTGCGCTCTATATAAAAGAGGCGCGGCGGGGCCGTTGGAGCTTCACTCGGAGTCGGGCAGTGCAGTGTGCGGAGCTGCGCGGAGGTTCTTGCTGTAGCTGCGAAGCCCGCG GCCATCCCTTCATAATGACAGTAGGCTGCGTGGCTGGTGATGAAGAATCCTATGAAGTGTTCAAGGAGCTCTTTGATCCAGTTATTGAAGACAGGCATGGTGGCTACAAACCAAGTGATCAGCACAAGACTGACCTGAATGCTGATAACCTGCAG GGAGGTGATGACCTGGATCCCAATTACGTGCTAAGCTCCCGTGTCAGAACTGGCAGAAGCATCCGTGGATTCTGTCTTCCCCCGCACTGCAGTCGAGGGGAGAGGCGGGCTATCGAGAAGCTCTCTGTTGAAG CTCTGGGTAGTCTGGAAGGTGATCTCAAGGGGAAGTACTATGCTCTGAGGAACATGACtgatgcagagcagcagcagctgattgATGACCACTTCTTGTTTGACAAGCCAGTTTCTCCTCTTCTGTTGGCATCTGGGATGGCACGAGACTGGCCTGATGCCAGGGGTATCTG GCACAACGATAACAAGACTTTCCTTGTTTGGATCAATGAGGAGGATCACCTTAGAGTTATTTCCATGCAGAAAGGTGGCAACATGAAGGAAGTATTTAACCGCTTCTGTAATGGACTAACAAAG ATAGAAAGTCTCTTCAAGGCCAAAAACTACGAGTTCATGTGGAATCCACACTTGGGCTACATCCTGACCTGCCCATCCAACCTTGGAACAGGGCTCCGTGCTGGTGTGCACATCAAGATCCCACACCTTGGGAAACATGAGAAATTTGGAGAAGTCCTCAAGAGACTTCGGCTGCAGAAACGAGGCACAG GTGGTGTGGACACAGCTGCTGTTGGAGGAGTGTTTGATGTCTCCAATGCAGATCGTCTTGGCTTCTCTGAGGTGGAGCTGGTGCAGATGGTGGTGGATGGAGTGAAGCTTCTCATTGAAATGGAGAAACGCCTTGAAAAAGGCCAGTCCATTGATGACCTCATGCCAGCTCAGAAATAA
- the CKB gene encoding creatine kinase B-type isoform X1, with amino-acid sequence MGRRLALYIKEARRGRWSFTRSRAVQCAELRGGSCCSCEARVTAVGSAMPFSNSHNLLKMKYKPEEEYPDLKAHNNHMAKVLTPDLYKKLRDKQTPSGFTLDDCIQTGVDNPGHPFIMTVGCVAGDEESYEVFKELFDPVIEDRHGGYKPSDQHKTDLNADNLQGGDDLDPNYVLSSRVRTGRSIRGFCLPPHCSRGERRAIEKLSVEALGSLEGDLKGKYYALRNMTDAEQQQLIDDHFLFDKPVSPLLLASGMARDWPDARGIWHNDNKTFLVWINEEDHLRVISMQKGGNMKEVFNRFCNGLTKIESLFKAKNYEFMWNPHLGYILTCPSNLGTGLRAGVHIKIPHLGKHEKFGEVLKRLRLQKRGTGGVDTAAVGGVFDVSNADRLGFSEVELVQMVVDGVKLLIEMEKRLEKGQSIDDLMPAQK; translated from the exons ATGGGGCGCCGGCTTGCGCTCTATATAAAAGAGGCGCGGCGGGGCCGTTGGAGCTTCACTCGGAGTCGGGCAGTGCAGTGTGCGGAGCTGCGCGGAGGTTCTTGCTGTAGCTGCGAAGCCCGCG TGACTGCGGTAGGGTCAGCCATGCCCTTCTCAAACAGCCACAACCTCCTGAAGATGAAATACAAGCCTGAGGAGGAGTACCCTGACCTGAAAGCTCACAACAATCACATGGCTAAGGTGCTGACCCCGGACCTGTACAAGAAATTGAGAGATAAACAGACTCCCAGTGGATTTACCCTGGATGATTGCATCCAGACTGGGGTTGACAACCCAG GCCATCCCTTCATAATGACAGTAGGCTGCGTGGCTGGTGATGAAGAATCCTATGAAGTGTTCAAGGAGCTCTTTGATCCAGTTATTGAAGACAGGCATGGTGGCTACAAACCAAGTGATCAGCACAAGACTGACCTGAATGCTGATAACCTGCAG GGAGGTGATGACCTGGATCCCAATTACGTGCTAAGCTCCCGTGTCAGAACTGGCAGAAGCATCCGTGGATTCTGTCTTCCCCCGCACTGCAGTCGAGGGGAGAGGCGGGCTATCGAGAAGCTCTCTGTTGAAG CTCTGGGTAGTCTGGAAGGTGATCTCAAGGGGAAGTACTATGCTCTGAGGAACATGACtgatgcagagcagcagcagctgattgATGACCACTTCTTGTTTGACAAGCCAGTTTCTCCTCTTCTGTTGGCATCTGGGATGGCACGAGACTGGCCTGATGCCAGGGGTATCTG GCACAACGATAACAAGACTTTCCTTGTTTGGATCAATGAGGAGGATCACCTTAGAGTTATTTCCATGCAGAAAGGTGGCAACATGAAGGAAGTATTTAACCGCTTCTGTAATGGACTAACAAAG ATAGAAAGTCTCTTCAAGGCCAAAAACTACGAGTTCATGTGGAATCCACACTTGGGCTACATCCTGACCTGCCCATCCAACCTTGGAACAGGGCTCCGTGCTGGTGTGCACATCAAGATCCCACACCTTGGGAAACATGAGAAATTTGGAGAAGTCCTCAAGAGACTTCGGCTGCAGAAACGAGGCACAG GTGGTGTGGACACAGCTGCTGTTGGAGGAGTGTTTGATGTCTCCAATGCAGATCGTCTTGGCTTCTCTGAGGTGGAGCTGGTGCAGATGGTGGTGGATGGAGTGAAGCTTCTCATTGAAATGGAGAAACGCCTTGAAAAAGGCCAGTCCATTGATGACCTCATGCCAGCTCAGAAATAA
- the CKB gene encoding creatine kinase B-type isoform X2, giving the protein MAQLNNQRLPPDEEYPDLSTHNNHMAKVLTLDLYKKLRDRVTPSGFTLDDVIQTGVDNPGHPFIMTVGCVAGDEESYEVFKELFDPVIEDRHGGYKPSDQHKTDLNADNLQGGDDLDPNYVLSSRVRTGRSIRGFCLPPHCSRGERRAIEKLSVEALGSLEGDLKGKYYALRNMTDAEQQQLIDDHFLFDKPVSPLLLASGMARDWPDARGIWHNDNKTFLVWINEEDHLRVISMQKGGNMKEVFNRFCNGLTKIESLFKAKNYEFMWNPHLGYILTCPSNLGTGLRAGVHIKIPHLGKHEKFGEVLKRLRLQKRGTGGVDTAAVGGVFDVSNADRLGFSEVELVQMVVDGVKLLIEMEKRLEKGQSIDDLMPAQK; this is encoded by the exons ATGGCCCAACTAAATAATCAGAGACTGCCTCCTGATGAGGAGTACCCGGACCTGAGCACCCACAACAACCACATGGCCAAAGTTCTAACCCTGGATTTGTACAAGAAACTGAGAGACAGAGTCACGCCCAGTGGCTTCACCCTGGATGATGTCATTCAGACTGGGGTTGATAATCCTG GCCATCCCTTCATAATGACAGTAGGCTGCGTGGCTGGTGATGAAGAATCCTATGAAGTGTTCAAGGAGCTCTTTGATCCAGTTATTGAAGACAGGCATGGTGGCTACAAACCAAGTGATCAGCACAAGACTGACCTGAATGCTGATAACCTGCAG GGAGGTGATGACCTGGATCCCAATTACGTGCTAAGCTCCCGTGTCAGAACTGGCAGAAGCATCCGTGGATTCTGTCTTCCCCCGCACTGCAGTCGAGGGGAGAGGCGGGCTATCGAGAAGCTCTCTGTTGAAG CTCTGGGTAGTCTGGAAGGTGATCTCAAGGGGAAGTACTATGCTCTGAGGAACATGACtgatgcagagcagcagcagctgattgATGACCACTTCTTGTTTGACAAGCCAGTTTCTCCTCTTCTGTTGGCATCTGGGATGGCACGAGACTGGCCTGATGCCAGGGGTATCTG GCACAACGATAACAAGACTTTCCTTGTTTGGATCAATGAGGAGGATCACCTTAGAGTTATTTCCATGCAGAAAGGTGGCAACATGAAGGAAGTATTTAACCGCTTCTGTAATGGACTAACAAAG ATAGAAAGTCTCTTCAAGGCCAAAAACTACGAGTTCATGTGGAATCCACACTTGGGCTACATCCTGACCTGCCCATCCAACCTTGGAACAGGGCTCCGTGCTGGTGTGCACATCAAGATCCCACACCTTGGGAAACATGAGAAATTTGGAGAAGTCCTCAAGAGACTTCGGCTGCAGAAACGAGGCACAG GTGGTGTGGACACAGCTGCTGTTGGAGGAGTGTTTGATGTCTCCAATGCAGATCGTCTTGGCTTCTCTGAGGTGGAGCTGGTGCAGATGGTGGTGGATGGAGTGAAGCTTCTCATTGAAATGGAGAAACGCCTTGAAAAAGGCCAGTCCATTGATGACCTCATGCCAGCTCAGAAATAA